The following proteins are encoded in a genomic region of Bacteroidota bacterium:
- a CDS encoding TonB-dependent receptor plug domain-containing protein, producing the protein MKKLFFSLLVLLVSVSGLRAQYTVSGTVTDGTSGELLPFAIVATEVQSVYAVADVNGVYKISLPNGEHTLTVKYTGYTHEPVSIKIGGKSMTVNLTCNSKSLKEVEIVADVAIDRKTPVAFSNVNEQRIREEGAGRDVTMLLNSTPGAYATEQGGGAGDSRVNMRGFDQRNIAVMVDGVPVNDMENGQVYWSNWDGLGDVTRTMQVQRGLGASRLALPSVGGTINILTRGIEQKQGFSIRQEVGNNGMQKLQFGFNSGEFGKGWGITMAGSRRTGRGWVDYTWNDNWSYFLKVQKRIGTSLLTFGINGAPQSHGQRTDRMPIGVLNRQLAEKLGIDVDSLYANGNGYTVPSLGELGLRYNPHWGNYVTTDGQTATLNERVNYYHKPQISFSHYWMPSEKFYLSNVVYMSIGTGGGTRLNTSVNRDSTTGQLNYQTTYNTNSTFIDALYSTTETKSTRYINSSVNNHKWVGALSTATFKPTNNATFLFGADARYYKGEHYREVYDLLGGDYIVDAADRNQPNGVGNLQYSMKRKGDKITYYNDGLVWWGGLFAQGEFKTDKWSTFFTLTGSMTGYQRVDYFRKRDVILDNGEVVNMIVGYNETYYTNGSQSGVAQNGATVTVSGDTTFINNQSGSDYTIVNAKSYSWANARTATTRRIWLPGFTAKTGFNYNINKHYNAFINVGYMNMPPRFNNVFDNNNEEFTGIENQQVYAFEAGFGARHKTIAANLNLYYTYWKNKPPQFTPTLNIAGDVFSYNINGMDAIHKGIELDVNWKIMHNLSAEALMSLGDWRNNSAKKAYIYDQDETLVDSVEFDARGVHVGDAAQTQLGFSLRWEPVKRFYIKGRYTYFDRHWANLDPLTLVVEYDAQGDITVDNRRRESYQLPGYGLVDFFAGYEFRETQLGDNGRGIRMSVNMSLLNALNTVYITDGQNGTFFDASSALVYMGMGRRWTAGVRISF; encoded by the coding sequence ATGAAAAAGCTGTTTTTCTCCCTGCTTGTGCTGCTTGTTTCCGTTAGCGGACTCCGCGCACAATACACAGTCAGCGGTACAGTAACCGATGGAACATCGGGCGAATTGCTGCCATTTGCCATTGTAGCTACCGAAGTTCAGTCGGTATATGCGGTGGCCGATGTAAATGGCGTGTACAAAATTTCCCTGCCCAACGGTGAGCATACACTTACCGTAAAGTACACCGGTTATACACACGAGCCGGTGAGTATAAAGATTGGCGGTAAATCGATGACCGTGAATCTGACCTGCAACAGCAAATCGCTGAAGGAAGTGGAAATTGTGGCTGATGTGGCGATTGACCGTAAAACGCCGGTGGCCTTTTCCAATGTAAACGAACAGCGCATCCGCGAAGAAGGTGCGGGCCGCGATGTAACCATGCTGCTCAATTCCACACCCGGCGCATACGCCACCGAACAGGGCGGCGGTGCCGGCGATTCACGTGTGAACATGCGCGGTTTCGACCAGCGTAACATTGCGGTGATGGTTGATGGCGTGCCGGTAAACGACATGGAAAACGGGCAGGTGTATTGGAGTAACTGGGATGGCTTGGGCGATGTGACCCGCACCATGCAGGTGCAGCGCGGCCTTGGTGCTTCACGTCTGGCGCTGCCTTCGGTGGGTGGTACAATAAACATTCTCACGCGTGGCATTGAACAGAAACAGGGCTTTTCCATTCGTCAGGAAGTGGGCAACAACGGCATGCAGAAACTACAGTTTGGCTTCAACTCGGGCGAGTTTGGCAAAGGCTGGGGCATTACCATGGCCGGATCGCGCCGCACAGGTCGCGGCTGGGTTGATTATACATGGAACGACAACTGGTCGTATTTCCTGAAAGTGCAGAAACGTATTGGCACCAGCCTGCTCACGTTTGGTATAAACGGCGCGCCGCAAAGCCACGGGCAGCGCACCGACCGTATGCCTATTGGCGTTCTCAACCGCCAGCTTGCCGAAAAACTTGGCATTGATGTGGATTCACTCTACGCAAACGGGAACGGCTACACAGTACCTTCGCTGGGCGAACTTGGCCTGCGCTATAATCCGCACTGGGGCAATTATGTAACTACCGACGGGCAAACCGCCACACTGAACGAGCGTGTAAATTATTACCACAAACCGCAAATCAGTTTCTCGCATTACTGGATGCCCAGTGAGAAATTTTATCTCTCCAATGTGGTGTATATGTCTATCGGTACCGGTGGCGGCACACGTTTAAACACCAGCGTAAATCGCGACTCCACTACCGGTCAGCTGAATTACCAGACCACCTACAACACCAACAGTACATTTATTGATGCGTTGTACAGCACCACCGAAACCAAATCAACACGTTACATCAACTCATCTGTAAATAACCACAAATGGGTGGGTGCGCTTTCTACAGCAACATTTAAACCCACCAACAACGCCACGTTCCTTTTCGGTGCGGATGCCCGCTATTACAAAGGCGAGCACTACCGCGAAGTGTATGACCTGCTGGGCGGCGATTACATTGTGGATGCTGCCGACCGAAACCAGCCAAACGGTGTAGGCAACCTGCAGTATTCGATGAAACGTAAAGGCGATAAGATTACCTATTACAATGATGGTTTGGTATGGTGGGGCGGTTTGTTTGCGCAGGGCGAATTCAAAACCGATAAATGGAGCACGTTCTTTACCCTCACCGGATCAATGACCGGCTACCAGCGTGTAGATTATTTCCGCAAACGCGATGTGATTCTCGACAACGGAGAAGTGGTGAACATGATTGTAGGATACAATGAAACGTACTACACCAACGGTTCTCAAAGCGGGGTTGCGCAAAACGGAGCTACCGTAACGGTATCAGGTGACACCACATTTATCAATAATCAGAGTGGAAGCGATTACACCATTGTGAACGCAAAATCATATTCGTGGGCCAATGCACGCACAGCTACCACACGCCGCATCTGGCTACCGGGCTTTACCGCCAAAACCGGTTTCAACTACAATATCAACAAACATTACAATGCCTTTATCAACGTAGGCTACATGAATATGCCGCCGCGTTTCAACAACGTATTCGACAATAACAACGAAGAGTTTACAGGCATTGAAAACCAGCAGGTGTATGCATTTGAAGCAGGCTTTGGTGCGCGACACAAAACAATTGCAGCCAACCTGAATTTGTACTACACCTATTGGAAAAACAAACCGCCGCAGTTTACACCCACCCTGAATATTGCCGGCGATGTGTTTTCCTATAACATCAACGGAATGGATGCCATTCACAAAGGCATTGAACTGGATGTAAACTGGAAAATCATGCACAACCTCTCGGCCGAAGCACTGATGTCGCTCGGCGACTGGCGCAACAACTCGGCCAAGAAAGCCTATATCTACGATCAGGATGAAACGCTGGTTGATTCAGTAGAGTTTGATGCGCGTGGTGTGCATGTGGGCGATGCTGCTCAGACTCAGCTTGGCTTCTCGCTGCGTTGGGAGCCGGTGAAGCGGTTTTACATCAAAGGCCGTTACACGTATTTCGACCGTCACTGGGCTAACCTTGATCCGCTTACACTGGTGGTAGAGTATGATGCACAGGGCGATATTACGGTAGATAACCGTCGCCGCGAATCGTATCAGCTGCCGGGTTACGGACTGGTTGATTTCTTTGCCGGCTATGAATTCCGTGAAACTCAGCTAGGCGATAATGGCCGCGGCATACGTATGAGCGTAAATATGTCGCTGCTGAATGCACTGAATACCGTTTACATTACGGACGGACAGAACGGCACATTCTTCGATGCTTCGTCGGCGCTTGTGTACATGGGCATGGGCCGTCGATGGACGGCAGGTGTACGCATAAGTTTCTGA
- a CDS encoding T9SS type A sorting domain-containing protein — protein sequence MKKALLSLAFAAFTLGATAQTMPCSELFFSEYVEGSSHSKALEVYNPTANAVNLSNYRLVRYSNGSPSGVDSIQLQGSLASHDVWIIVNGQATPDANGAFCDPALLAMGDQVGPASYVNGTAVMYFNGDDAIVLARIQPYAIVDIFGKIGEDPGTAWTDVFPYTDAQGTWWTRDHSLTRKSTVGMGVTTNPSAFNVTLEYDSMPENTWTNLGQHSCYCSTVGVNEQAALTNNVKVFPNPTNGLVQLNAKQNIARVSVYNMVGQLVVENIYEAADQRNAQTLNLTTQPAGIYMVQTELANGTRVTTKISVR from the coding sequence ATGAAAAAAGCTTTACTCAGCCTTGCATTTGCTGCTTTCACACTTGGCGCAACTGCACAGACAATGCCCTGCTCTGAACTCTTCTTTTCTGAATATGTAGAGGGTTCTTCACACAGCAAAGCACTCGAAGTTTACAATCCCACTGCCAATGCAGTTAATCTGAGCAACTATCGTCTGGTGCGTTACAGCAACGGTTCACCCAGCGGTGTTGACAGCATTCAGCTTCAGGGTTCGCTCGCTTCGCATGATGTTTGGATAATTGTAAATGGTCAGGCTACGCCTGATGCGAACGGTGCTTTCTGTGACCCGGCTCTTCTTGCTATGGGCGATCAGGTTGGACCTGCTTCTTATGTAAACGGCACCGCTGTAATGTATTTTAATGGCGACGATGCGATTGTTCTGGCCCGGATTCAGCCTTATGCGATTGTTGACATTTTTGGCAAAATCGGTGAAGATCCCGGTACAGCCTGGACTGATGTGTTTCCTTACACGGATGCGCAGGGTACGTGGTGGACACGCGACCACTCACTGACCCGCAAAAGCACAGTGGGCATGGGTGTAACCACCAATCCGTCGGCCTTTAACGTTACACTTGAATACGATTCAATGCCTGAGAACACCTGGACCAACCTTGGTCAGCACAGCTGCTACTGCAGCACCGTGGGTGTAAACGAACAGGCTGCCCTCACAAACAACGTAAAAGTATTCCCCAACCCCACCAACGGCCTGGTACAGCTGAATGCGAAGCAGAATATTGCCCGCGTATCGGTTTACAATATGGTAGGCCAGCTGGTGGTTGAAAATATTTACGAAGCAGCCGATCAGCGCAATGCACAAACGCTTAACCTCACAACTCAGCCTGCAGGCATTTACATGGTGCAGACCGAGCTTGCAAACGGCACCCGCGTGACTACAAAAATCAGCGTACGCTGA
- a CDS encoding deoxyhypusine synthase family protein, with protein MNKGPVSQFIEHHYRHFNAAALKDAAKGYETHLLEGGKMMVTLAGAMSTAELGVSLAEMIRQDKVQIISCTGANLEEDLMNLVAHSHYRRIPNYRDLTPQEEWDLLEKGLNRVTDTCIPEEEAFRRLQKHIYELWKKADTNGERYFPHEFMFQMINSGVLKQYYEIDPKDSWMVAAAEKNLPIIVGGWEDSTMGNIFASYVIKNDVKATTMKSGIEYMVWLSDWYRQNSGGKGVGFFQIGGGIAGDFPICVVPMMYQDLEWHDVPFWSYFCQISDSTTSYGSYSGAVPNEKITWGKLDIHTPKYIVESDATIVAPLIFAWILGW; from the coding sequence ATGAACAAAGGACCTGTTTCGCAATTCATCGAACACCATTACCGCCACTTTAACGCAGCCGCATTGAAAGATGCTGCCAAAGGGTATGAAACTCATCTGCTTGAGGGCGGAAAAATGATGGTTACGCTTGCCGGTGCCATGAGTACAGCCGAACTGGGTGTATCACTGGCCGAAATGATCCGTCAGGACAAAGTGCAAATTATTTCCTGCACAGGCGCTAACCTCGAAGAAGATCTTATGAATCTGGTAGCTCACTCGCACTACCGCCGTATTCCCAACTACCGTGATCTTACCCCGCAGGAAGAATGGGATCTGCTCGAAAAAGGTCTCAACCGCGTTACTGATACCTGCATTCCCGAAGAAGAAGCGTTCCGCCGCCTTCAGAAACACATTTATGAACTCTGGAAAAAAGCCGATACCAACGGCGAACGTTATTTCCCGCACGAGTTCATGTTTCAGATGATTAACAGCGGTGTGCTGAAACAGTACTACGAAATTGATCCAAAAGACAGCTGGATGGTGGCTGCTGCTGAGAAAAACCTGCCCATCATTGTGGGTGGCTGGGAAGATTCAACCATGGGCAACATCTTCGCTTCTTACGTAATTAAAAACGACGTAAAAGCTACGACCATGAAAAGCGGTATCGAATACATGGTATGGCTCAGCGACTGGTACCGCCAGAATTCAGGTGGCAAAGGCGTGGGCTTTTTCCAGATTGGCGGCGGTATTGCCGGTGATTTTCCCATCTGCGTGGTGCCCATGATGTATCAGGATCTCGAATGGCATGATGTACCGTTCTGGTCCTATTTCTGTCAGATTTCCGATTCCACCACCAGCTACGGCTCATACTCCGGCGCCGTGCCCAACGAAAAAATTACCTGGGGTAAACTCGATATTCATACACCCAAATACATTGTGGAGTCGGACGCTACGATTGTGGCGCCGCTCATCTTTGCATGGATTCTGGGCTGGTAA